GCGCACCACCGCGGTGCTCGTGCCCCCGCGTCCGCGCTTGGCGGGCGCGGCCGCCGCGGTCGTGGTGTCCTGCTCGGCCACCTCGGCGCTCTTCTTCGATCTCTTCAGTGCCACGCGGCGCTCCTTGGAGGTCCGACCCTGACGCTCAGCTCCCGGTGAACTGAGCCTTGCCCGGTCCGTTCTCGACGAAGGATGACATACCGACGGTCCGGTCCCGGGTGGCGAACAGCGACGCGAACTGCATCCGCTCGATCTCCAGGCCCGTCTCGAGGTCGACCTCGAGGCCGCGGTCGATGCACTCCTTGGCCGCGCGCACGGCGTACGACGCCGCGCCGGCGAACTGGCGCGCCCAGGCAGTCGCCTCCTCCAGGACGCTCTCGTCGGGCACCACCTTGTCGACCAGGCCGATGGCCAGCGCCTCGTCGGCCTTCACGAAGCGGCCGGTGAAGATGATGTCCTTGGCCTTGCTGGGCCCGACCAGGCGCGAGAGCCGCTGGGTGCCGCCGGCGCCGGGGATGATGCCGAGCAGCACCTCGGGCTGGCCCATCACGGTGCGCTCCCCCGCGACCCGGATGTCGGCGGCCAGCGCGAGCTCGCAGCCGCCGCCGAGGGCGTAGCCGTTGACGGCCGCGACCACCGGCTTGGGGATGCGCGC
The Nocardioides marinisabuli genome window above contains:
- a CDS encoding enoyl-CoA hydratase/isomerase family protein; translated protein: MADQAEFVRLEVADGVATIRLDRPKMNAISIQVQQELTAVVAEVVERDDVKAVVLTGGERVFAAGNDVKEMAGMSHTDMVKRSGPLQAAVTAVARIPKPVVAAVNGYALGGGCELALAADIRVAGERTVMGQPEVLLGIIPGAGGTQRLSRLVGPSKAKDIIFTGRFVKADEALAIGLVDKVVPDESVLEEATAWARQFAGAASYAVRAAKECIDRGLEVDLETGLEIERMQFASLFATRDRTVGMSSFVENGPGKAQFTGS